The region AAGGTTAAAGTTACTTTCTCAAGGTCCACAGTTCCTGTGCTATGCTGACCTCTGGGTCCTGTGGGGAGCAGAAGAGATATTTAAATGTCTCAATACCGTCCCCACACACAGCTGACAATCAGGGAGCTAGACGGCAGGTGGAGGACTCATCTGTTGGGGCAGGGATTCCACCTACTGCTCTCACCGTTCTCCCCATAGCCATGCCATGCTGCACCACCAGGATCCTGCCTGAGAGCAGATGGGAGAGAAGAGCTACAAGCTCTAGCATGGAGTCACTCACATACGCACACTCTTAAagctgaggggcagggagagctcAGACTTCAAAGGGTTCTTCTGCATGACCCCTGTCCATCCTTGGGGCTTAAAGACAAGGGTCAAAGATCCTCTGGGTCATGCTTGGGATGCCCTGGTGTGTTAgtcatctcctcctcctctactTCTTCCTGATTTTGGTCTTCCTCCCCTTCTGTCTTCTCTTGCCCATCTGTGATCTCCTTTCCAGTCCAAGTTTCCTGAAGACATGCTAGGTTGGGCGATAGAACACAGCTTAgatatgggggtggggtgggggttgtggCCTGGCAAGAAAGGGACCAGCCCACACACTTACCAGTTTCAGTAGCTGGGAGCACATGACCTTCACAGAGAAAATGCTGTAGGGGCTGCTCCTGATGGTGGAAATACCAGTCTTCCACGATGTCTTCAGACTCCTCCAGCATCATCTCACACTGGTGGAAGAGTCAGAAGAGTATCTGCTCTGCTGGCCTTTGTAATCCCTCTTCTCTGTTCTTCACTCcctgtctccccaccccactTTGGAGAGGCAGGTGGCCAGGAGGTTAAACTTGGCTTATTAGATGTGTGATCCTCAGTTACTCAACATTTACTAGCACCTACTCTGCCAAGTAGATTATTAAactctgagtctcagttccttgtctgtaaaataggaaATAGTAATAGTACTTGCTACAACAGGTTGTTGAGAgggtaaaatattaattattactCCTTGATATGCTCCTGGGCTCAATTCAATTGATGGCAGAGCCCTCACTGCTCAAAGATGGACCTCCCGAGGATCTAGCTTCCCTCTCAGGTTCCCTTTCACCTCCCTGGGCAGTGTGCAGTATCCTATCCTACCTGCTTCTTGAGGAATGTGACCTCCACGCTGGGCTCGTCCCACAGCTCCAAAGGGATCCCCAGATCCACCTTCACTCCCTTCTCCACCAGGCCTTTCAGCACTGCCATGGTCTGACTCTCACCCTGAGAGATGGGAATTGGAGATCAACCCAGGTCactgccccacctcctccccatttTTGTATATCAGCCTTGTCAACAACTGGAGACCCTGGTAAGTTCCTTGAGGATGAGATGAAGGAGTCTGCGATGGGGAGGGGACACTCCAGAACCAGGGGGAGACGGGTAGATATCTCAAGGACCCCAGGGAATACAGGTCATCATTTCTGAGAAGTGGGATCCTGCCTGGGGGAAGAGTCTGACCTTGGCATATCTCAGTGAGCCCTTGCGCTCAGCATGAACACTGTAATCCAGGATCCGCTCACATAAATTCTCCAAAGCTTCTTCCAGCCTTGTCTCTCTGCGGGAAAAGGGTAAACAAAGGCTCCCTGGATGCTCTTGGCACTTCTAGGGCTCCTTCAGGGATCGGAGGGTCAAGGAGCACCAAGAAGGACTCACGAAACGCTGTAAGGGATATGTCTCTTCCTTTTGCCTGTGTCCAGCACCTGTCCCAGCTCCAGCACCTCTCGAGATTGGCCAGTGCGACTCAGCTCTTCCTGTAGCTCCAGGCTCAGCAGTTTACATACTAGATGTCCAAGGGGACGTGAAAG is a window of Vicugna pacos chromosome 18, VicPac4, whole genome shotgun sequence DNA encoding:
- the CNPY4 gene encoding protein canopy homolog 4 isoform X1, translated to MGPVRLGMLLFILTMYSAWAGMPKEEDDDTERLPSKCEVCKLLSLELQEELSRTGQSREVLELGQVLDTGKRKRHIPYSVSETRLEEALENLCERILDYSVHAERKGSLRYAKGESQTMAVLKGLVEKGVKVDLGIPLELWDEPSVEVTFLKKQCEMMLEESEDIVEDWYFHHQEQPLQHFLCEGHVLPATETACLQETWTGKEITDGQEKTEGEEDQNQEEVEEEEMTNTPGHPKHDPEDL
- the CNPY4 gene encoding protein canopy homolog 4 isoform X2, which gives rise to MFVCLSRPLGHLVCKLLSLELQEELSRTGQSREVLELGQVLDTGKRKRHIPYSVSETRLEEALENLCERILDYSVHAERKGSLRYAKGESQTMAVLKGLVEKGVKVDLGIPLELWDEPSVEVTFLKKQCEMMLEESEDIVEDWYFHHQEQPLQHFLCEGHVLPATETACLQETWTGKEITDGQEKTEGEEDQNQEEVEEEEMTNTPGHPKHDPEDL